The proteins below are encoded in one region of Fibrella aestuarina BUZ 2:
- a CDS encoding alpha-L-fucosidase: MNRRLLLKTVAGLAAIHPLSRLPGWAAPYRTQLSGEPMATGKFKPTWESLQQYAVPDWYRDAKFGIWAHWGAQCQPEHGDWYARNMYDEGGNDYKFHVEKYGHPSKAGFKDVIHQWKAENWNPDQLLSLYKRAGAQYFMAMANHHDNFDNYDSKYQSWNATRLGPKKDIIGGWAKAARQHSLRFGVSVHAAHAWTWYETAQRSDKQGPLAGVPYDGKLTKADGKGTWWEGYDPQELYAQNHPLSENSLKTSSIHRQWEWGNGANVPPAAYCEKFYNRTVDLINKYSPDVVYFDDTALPLWPINDAGLRIAAHLYNSNMKRHGGKLEAVLNGKILTPEQQKCMVWDIERGQSNQIEPFVWQTDTCIGSWHYDRRVYDNNRYKSAQTVVHTLADVVSKNGNLLLSVPVRADGSIDEKETAIVEGIAAWMAINKEAIFGTRPWRIFGEGPALESAAPLSAQGFNEGKGKPFGAEDIRFTRKGNTLYAIVMGWPADGQVRIKSLGTAAAQSPAYTHVSLLGHSEPLRFTQTAEALTVSLPSQKPGDYAYCLKLS, encoded by the coding sequence ATGAATCGACGATTGCTGCTGAAAACCGTAGCCGGTCTGGCTGCCATACACCCCCTTTCACGCCTGCCGGGCTGGGCCGCCCCCTACCGCACCCAACTGAGCGGTGAACCCATGGCTACGGGCAAATTCAAGCCGACTTGGGAATCCCTTCAGCAGTATGCCGTGCCCGACTGGTACCGCGACGCCAAGTTTGGCATCTGGGCCCACTGGGGCGCTCAATGCCAGCCCGAGCACGGCGACTGGTACGCCCGTAACATGTATGACGAGGGGGGCAACGACTATAAATTTCACGTCGAAAAATACGGACACCCCTCCAAGGCGGGCTTCAAAGACGTGATTCATCAGTGGAAAGCCGAGAACTGGAACCCCGATCAGCTGCTGTCGCTGTACAAACGGGCGGGTGCCCAGTACTTTATGGCGATGGCCAACCACCACGACAACTTCGACAATTACGACAGCAAGTACCAGTCGTGGAACGCAACCCGGCTGGGTCCTAAGAAAGACATCATCGGCGGCTGGGCCAAAGCGGCCCGTCAGCACAGTCTCCGGTTTGGCGTGAGCGTGCACGCTGCCCACGCCTGGACCTGGTACGAGACGGCCCAACGGTCGGACAAGCAGGGCCCGCTGGCGGGCGTCCCCTATGACGGCAAGCTGACGAAAGCCGATGGCAAAGGCACCTGGTGGGAAGGCTACGACCCGCAGGAGCTCTACGCCCAGAACCACCCCCTGAGCGAAAACAGCCTCAAGACCAGTAGTATCCACCGGCAGTGGGAATGGGGCAACGGCGCCAACGTACCCCCGGCCGCCTACTGCGAAAAATTCTACAACCGCACCGTCGATCTGATCAATAAATACAGCCCGGACGTAGTCTATTTCGACGATACGGCACTCCCGCTATGGCCCATCAACGACGCCGGCTTACGGATCGCCGCGCACCTCTACAACAGCAACATGAAACGCCATGGCGGTAAGTTGGAGGCGGTACTCAACGGGAAGATCCTGACCCCCGAACAGCAGAAGTGCATGGTCTGGGACATCGAGCGGGGCCAGTCGAATCAGATCGAGCCGTTTGTGTGGCAAACCGACACCTGCATTGGCAGCTGGCACTACGACCGGCGCGTGTATGACAACAACCGCTACAAATCAGCGCAGACGGTTGTCCATACGCTGGCTGATGTCGTTAGCAAAAATGGCAACCTGCTGCTCAGCGTGCCCGTGCGCGCCGACGGCAGCATCGACGAAAAAGAAACGGCAATCGTAGAAGGCATCGCAGCCTGGATGGCCATTAACAAAGAGGCTATCTTCGGTACACGCCCTTGGCGGATATTCGGTGAAGGTCCGGCGCTGGAATCGGCGGCTCCGTTGAGTGCGCAGGGTTTTAACGAAGGTAAGGGCAAGCCGTTCGGGGCAGAAGACATTCGCTTTACCCGCAAAGGCAATACGCTCTACGCCATCGTGATGGGCTGGCCCGCCGATGGCCAGGTACGTATCAAAAGCCTGGGAACCGCCGCGGCCCAATCCCCCGCCTATACCCACGTTAGTCTACTGGGTCATTCCGAGCCATTGCGCTTCACTCAAACGGCTGAGGCATTGACTGTCAGCCTCCCCAGCCAGAAACCCGGCGATTACGCCTATTGCCTCAAGCTAAGCTAG